The Vicia villosa cultivar HV-30 ecotype Madison, WI unplaced genomic scaffold, Vvil1.0 ctg.001098F_1_1, whole genome shotgun sequence genome includes the window ggttcgtacaaatttcacctacaccatttggatcattttccctggttcggaaaaatttcacctacaccatttggatcattttccctgattcggacaaatttcacctacaccatttggaccatttgccctggctcggacaaatttcacctgcaccattaggattactcgcccttgttcggacaagcttacctgcaccaataggagtcacttgcccttgttcggataAGTTTACCTGTACCacaggaattacctgccatggttctgacaagcgtacctgcataagaagagatcatttgctatagttctagcaaacttacctgtatcaAAGGAATTTCCTGCcgtggttctgacaagcgtacctgcatgaaaaagattcacctgtttggagactcacgactcgagggttggagaaaatagcatgtcaaatgttcacgactcgagggtcgggaagcacccctcatatccattgtactccatgggaacctctttgtttttatgtttttatcttttgtttataaataatccttttttgtgaaaatcctatgtgaaaaacttgtttgaaacaGAGGGTGGGGATTATAAGAGAatgttttgaaagtgagctcgataagatatcacatcttaggcctacataccccttaggtgcaatagggaagtcagagcttctgtagttccttttttaaaaaggaaaaaaagggggGCCAAAATGGCCAAAAtttttttgggtgtgagctttaaaatactcacaagttttaaaagagggttaagctttaaaatacttaacaattttaaaagaatattaggctttaaaatacctaataagtttaaaaggttaagctttaaaatacttaacaattttggaATAGGGAATTAGTCTTTAAAATACATAATAAgctttaaaaggttaagctttaaaatacttaacaaattttaaaacaaatcaaagaaggaccaagctttaaactacaaggtcaatgggttaagagaagtttcaccagaaacaattcatctcttaacaccaaggtttaaaaacaagatcaatggatcaagaatagtttcactgggaataattctattcttaataccaaggtttcaaaacaaaagggttttggttaagctttaacaatactaaaccataaataagtgaaaaattttaaaatacttaacacaaaaataaaagagattggaaaataatttaagtaccttgacaatttagtcaatatcattcccatcctatggataaaacatcaagcttaaacaattaacaataaatacctcatgcatgtacaagaacaaacaagtgagtgttaacaagcaagagatggatgtatctaaacccttggattcaaatcatgtatgaatgatgaatgattaatgtgatgattaaacaTTGGGTTAGATAATAATAACAAGTACATATCACATGGATATAAAATCAACCAGTATGTACAAGACAAGGTTTAACATTTAAGTACAAAACATGGATTGGAAAATCAACAATTATGTACAAGGAtaaacatggataaacaaagatcaacatgttgtaaattttttggttagggttttaaacctaaggttttcaaattagggttttagaaattagggttttgaaacatacacctaaacctaattaattttaattgttaaataccaatttctttaagagaattggtctaagggtacatagaAAAGTGAAAGACActctaacctaaccctaaacaagtattaacaaacattcacaaagttctataaaagaaacaatcaaaataaaacaatttttacttgattttttaaacataaaagaacatgtttttgattaatttttaaataatgataaaataaatatttttgggattttttaacatggtattaaaatacacaatgtaaataaatcacacaaaaaagaagggattaGAAAGGTTAATTTAGctatttttcatgattttttaaagttttaaagATAAAAACTAGTGATAAAATTTAGGAATGGTCTTTGGAAGGTTTGAACCCAAGACACTTAGCATTTGTCTCAAAACTAagaccaactgggccacgcgtgAATGTTGACATAACAATGCAATCAGTTCAAAATATGATAAAGCAAGTGGTAAatggaaaaaaatgaaaagaaaagcaCAAAATGGCAAaagtggggatcgaacccacgccctagGGGAAGAGAGACTTAAGTGCGCACGCTTGCCAACAAAAATACCTTTTTAGCAAAGGTTGTTAAGTCGGTTCACCTGCCACCTGACTTAAGAAGTGACACGGTGGCAGTTCCGTAAATAACTCTAACTTAATTAGATCGGGTCCATTTTAAACCGACTTAAGAAAgattaaatagaaaaatataatttgCATTTATTTTCTTAAGTCGGGTGTATTTACTAACTGACTTAAGAAGTCAATAAATtaagaaattttatttatttaatctattattttagttttagaaATACTGTTTAGTAAGTCAAGATAAAAAGATGTTAGCAAAATATGTTCCgacttttattttgaaattccCTTTTTTTCATATAAAACAATTTTCCCaacttttatttttctaaaaaatatttttcaattgaaACTTTGAGCAAGTTTCTTCTACCCTGTGACCTAGGTATCGTTGATTCACCACAACCCACCCTTTGCCCACTACGATCAACGGCCTGGTGTGTTGACCCTGGCACCGAGTAAATCTCTTCCATTCTCAACTTTTGTTTTCAATTTCTCTTCCGGTAACCCTGGAATCGAAGAAACTCGCGGCCTCATGCACTTCTTCCCCGAGGAATCTCCTCCTTCTCTCCTGGTATCTGTCAGTTGCCAACATAAtcaattcaatcttcttaaattgAATTTTCATTTCCGATTTCCAATTTTTTTGTGTGAATTAGGTTTGACGGAAACCACTGGCACGTGTTCTAGGAGTATCAAATCACATGCCATACGCCAATTTCTGCCAATTCTGTGGTTCGTTTATTCAACATATTCTTGAAATGTATATTGTGAGAATGGATTCAATGGAAGATCTCTATAGTGTTTTGATTTTCTTCGATGAACAAAAATCCACAGACGCGTTCTACACTCATTATAATGGTTGAAGTTTCTCATCTCTCGAGGTTTATATTTATTGCTGTCTTGATTGATTTGACTGTAGTaattcatttttttgtttttgtttttctatttatagttttttgttgtgtttgatttaaatataGGTTGAGGTGTCGTGTTGTTTTTACATTAGATGTGCAGTATACTGGCTCGATTGAACTTGCACAACCTTCCAATGTCACTTCAACTGAACACCAACATGTTCAGTTTACCTTGGTACATTAGGCCCTTTATATTATAGCTTGCTTTCAGAAGTATTGGATTTTATATATGAATTCTGAGAGAGGGCTTATAGATGTAGGAGTAAATAT containing:
- the LOC131633228 gene encoding BRAP2 RING ZnF UBP domain-containing protein 2-like isoform X2 — translated: MVEVSHLSRLRCRVVFTLDVQYTGSIELAQPSNVTSTEHQHVQFTLVCHHCQQQAEKSICFICQSQTTENLWICVICGFVGCGR
- the LOC131633228 gene encoding BRAP2 RING ZnF UBP domain-containing protein 2-like isoform X1, which produces MNKNPQTRSTLIIMVEVSHLSRLRCRVVFTLDVQYTGSIELAQPSNVTSTEHQHVQFTLVCHHCQQQAEKSICFICQSQTTENLWICVICGFVGCGR